Proteins from a genomic interval of Trifolium pratense cultivar HEN17-A07 linkage group LG6, ARS_RC_1.1, whole genome shotgun sequence:
- the LOC123890184 gene encoding uncharacterized protein LOC123890184 isoform X3, with product MKISQIDDPYGEFLELIKNFQAGRIDRRRFRARVQVLCSGNTDLIFRFNTLLKNKYQIKLKITAGVKRKKVKKKKVEESHELPWDMLDIICKTLDFHDLFQFAGVCKNWRAFHKIYWTNFIAYQEPLLLRNVYSNREFSSLISIPDQKIYSLKKMECLFNSIYVESSGGYFIKAADNNSFKIINPFTRTKKS from the exons ATGAAGATCTCTCAGATCGATGATCCGTATGGTGAGTTTTTAGAACTCATAAAGAATTTCCAAGCGGGAAGAATTGATAGAAGACGTTTCAGAGCAAGAGTGCAGGTATTGTGTAGTGGAAATACAGATTTGATTTTCAGATTCAACACCTTATTGAAAaacaaatatcaaatcaaaCTTAAGATCACTG CAGGGgtcaaaagaaaaaaggtgaagaagaagaaggtagAAGAGAGTCATGAACTTCCTTGGGATATGCTTGATATTATTTGCAAAACACTAGATTTTCACGACCTCTTTCAGTTTGCCGGTGTGTGCAAGAATTGGAGGGcttttcataaaatttactGGACAAATTTCATAGCATACCAAGAACCATTACTTCTCCGAAATGTGTATAGTAATCGAGAATTCTCTTCCTTAATAAGCATTCCCGACCAAAAAATTTATTCCTTGAAGAAGATGGAGTGCTTATTCAACTCTATCTATGTTGAGTCTTCTGGCGGATATTTTATCAAGGCGGCGGACAATAATTCATTTAAGATAATCAATCCATTTACAAGAACAAAGAAG TCTTAG
- the LOC123890184 gene encoding uncharacterized protein LOC123890184 isoform X2, which produces MKISQIDDPYGEFLELIKNFQAGRIDRRRFRARVQVLCSGNTDLIFRFNTLLKNKYQIKLKITGVKRKKVKKKKVEESHELPWDMLDIICKTLDFHDLFQFAGVCKNWRAFHKIYWTNFIAYQEPLLLRNVYSNREFSSLISIPDQKIYSLKKMECLFNSIYVESSGGYFIKAADNNSFKIINPFTRTKKVINASNFQFYFNGFFNYALLALSKCSEDFVLVVLCMCTMNLRVYQSRNCGWVTYSSEIGNQEKVVHFVVLHNIIYVVTNKANIGVLSLNSANIKFLKLKSTPDVTSRNLKLVNCDEQLLLVDLMEDKMIRNVYKIDFSTMNYVKVETLGNIALLYASNGLKNNCYALSNPNKWGYERNSVYVTLFSSTICRVYSWDDKKLKKCITLPTPDETGAFLFDWCFRHLQYEIDYSLVE; this is translated from the exons ATGAAGATCTCTCAGATCGATGATCCGTATGGTGAGTTTTTAGAACTCATAAAGAATTTCCAAGCGGGAAGAATTGATAGAAGACGTTTCAGAGCAAGAGTGCAGGTATTGTGTAGTGGAAATACAGATTTGATTTTCAGATTCAACACCTTATTGAAAaacaaatatcaaatcaaaCTTAAGATCACTG GGgtcaaaagaaaaaaggtgaagaagaagaaggtagAAGAGAGTCATGAACTTCCTTGGGATATGCTTGATATTATTTGCAAAACACTAGATTTTCACGACCTCTTTCAGTTTGCCGGTGTGTGCAAGAATTGGAGGGcttttcataaaatttactGGACAAATTTCATAGCATACCAAGAACCATTACTTCTCCGAAATGTGTATAGTAATCGAGAATTCTCTTCCTTAATAAGCATTCCCGACCAAAAAATTTATTCCTTGAAGAAGATGGAGTGCTTATTCAACTCTATCTATGTTGAGTCTTCTGGCGGATATTTTATCAAGGCGGCGGACAATAATTCATTTAAGATAATCAATCCATTTACAAGAACAAAGAAGGTAATCAATGCCTCCAACTTTCAATTTTACTTTAATGGTTTTTTTAACTATGCATTGCTTGCTCTTAGCAAATGCTCTGAGGATTTTGTTTTGGTGGTTTTATGCATGTGTACTATGAATTTGCGTGTCTATCAATCTAGAAACTGTGGTTGGGTTACTTATTCTTCAGAAATAGGAAATCAAGAGAAAGTTGTTCACTTTGTGGTTTTGCACAATATAATATATGTTGTCACTAACAAGGCCAACATAGGAGTGCTTAGCTTGAATTCtgcaaatattaaatttctaaaACTGAAGAGTACTCCTGATGTAACTAGCAGAAACCTCAAGTTGGTTAATTGTGATGAACAACTTTTACTGGTTGATTTAATGGAAGATAAAATGATTAGGAATGTGTACAAGATAGACTTCTCGACCATGAATTATGTCAAAGTTGAAACTTTGGGCAACATTGCATTATTATATGCTTCAAATGGTTTGAAGAACAATTGTTATGCATTGAGCAACCCGAACAAGTGGGGATATGAGAGAAACTCTGTGTATGTCACCCTCTTTTCATCTACAATATGTAGAGTGTATTCATGGgatgataaaaaattgaaaaaatgcaTCACGCTTCCAACTCCTGATGAAACAGGTGCCTTCTTGTTTGACTGGTGTTTTAGACATCTACAATACGAGATAGATTATTCTCTAGTTGAGTAA
- the LOC123890178 gene encoding protein SCAR2-like, whose amino-acid sequence MPISRYRIRNAHGLADPELIGAADKDDSEALLEAVAMTGLVGFLRQLGDLAQFAAELFHDLHEEVMATAERGHSLMSRVQQLEAEIPPIEKAFLSRTHHSSFFTNGGIDWCPNLRSEQNLITRGDLPRFIMDSYEECRAPPRLFLLDKFDVAGAGACLKRYTDPSFFKAEPASSATATVEVHRERKIRKVKPKKGEWLRDGEAPGVVPSHSKLHQLFLEERIENACSDPARLVNLKKRQLDGSAVESKSGRSYMEKFLEIPSPNHKMVCETSVIQQPVKLMSGDTSETGIKILGINGISPMGRSMENGKTHSSSNEQELELNSCAEMDRRTNRYLVKEPEQIFSGGTGTDEMYSKHLKVLDETELEDDDEQNKRECSPDGCHSDDAASEVDDYMDALATIDSELEIDNECRPKESFLNVQKVTDSNGDEEHQLQAQFSDSQSFGDSSLSEEMSLFEQDRSEEHNEVQARLPDSWSGGTPGASDDNSSFKGDRNQEHTQLQVPFSDSQSIGNSSLETGNMSSNQLPQTVELQKPGGEFVTNDDAHDQGRAISDSRPVSSGSCLDSECLLLYSDHGPTATSLVSLPTRTQSDETPHVPVEYHLRLEDDKAALSPIKDNTCPVVYFDNNSSNNLDVSDHHVHSNTLLQVSDELNLAHEGKCGDLSHIETLQADSLNEYCYEISVVGDIGSQGEDPICLPMEIDPNSGTKLLLDVPDLKPNDDIKTMQLDSEGLYPVVESSVENSFTEELCSDFTHGNPRDGPDSAEFEFMYPDQLSRINLGDEINGSTCSLGPVEDDNCIKHSASPDYILQDDDLMVNGMVPVEVQSKDLDVSAVPSLDNAEPGASIASCLASNSISSPSINPSNLHESFLGSSDSHTMEMVSDEVELTKNSADLNAEKKESQLEPFSYITSPVSSLTKLEEPPTFEDPHEKNMEVNEEVARDSLPELKSHIEMGQLEIASTDERLNLNGSVPSDSSICNNHQHSLLKEKIQDGSSPNDMKMATQCSELDTQRSECTFGFQIDLQNSKDRFSPPSYNQPQPESHIEFASEVHPGEPSHGSLSMSSDQKISPTKHVMDSLKPLLPDLFPKAAKINLEETPPMPPLPPMQWIMSKVQNASPVSQREEICVSPVSFQPIQPVIPDKSQFGLSTSERVTIPYQNRFLPVVAVDSNESLHLPGISAGVSEHPVAIPLQYPVMVNGANAQHNYLVQERSQIYNPFLTLPLLSYGGLPHGCVIASEGESILKSSPCPPILPAECAFNGDNPIYQQERLSQFTSQLMEDTRLEAKKDSNGESVLSSSLWPPILPSECAVPGSYPIFQQDKPTKSASQIMEDTIEAKKDSPGELHLVLSAECHVSGEDPISPEEQHSHSPNHFMEETVLEFTTHEESSIDLERDQGDHLISPESPPSTEVMQPNHSQLPPEGDQALSLDASSQSSEFDSPIPNGKPKKKNLLPPPQNHLFDVAAALDKSRLRKVTDRVRPQIAPKVDDRDSLLEQIRTKSFNLRTAVVTRPNIQGPKTNLRVAAILEKANSIRQALAGSDEDDDADSWSDS is encoded by the exons ATGCCTATCTCCAGGTACCGTATTCGGAATGCGCATGGTTTAGCGGATCCGGAGCTCATCGGTGCCGCCGATAAGGATGACTCCGAAGCTCTCCTTGAAGCCGTAGCCATGACTGGACTCGTCGGTTTCTTGCGCCAACTCGGTGACCTTGCTCA GTTTGCCGCTGAGTTGTTCCACGACCTGCATGAAGAAGTAATGGCTACTGCTGAAAGAGGCCACAGTCTTATGTCTCGTGTTCAACAGCTTGAGGCTGAAATTCCTCCAATTGAGAAAGCATTTTTGTCACGAACTCATCATTCATCTTTTTTCACAAATGGAG GGATTGACTGGTGTCCTAATCTTCGGTCTGAACAGAATCTCATTACTCGTGGAGATTTACCAAGATTTATAATGGATTCATATGAAGAATGCCGTGCTCCACCTAGACTTTTTCTTCTAGACAA GTTTGATGTGGCTGGTGCTGGGGCATGTCTGAAGCGTTATACGGATCCATCATTCTTTAAAGCAGAGCCTGCTTCCTCTGCAACAGCAACAGTAGAAGTTCACAGGGAAAGGAAAATTCGCAAAGTCAAG CCGAAAAAAGGAGAATGGCTGAGGGATGGTGAAGCCCCTGGAGTTGTGCCCTCACATTCAAA ACTTCATCAGTTGTTTCTTGAGGAGCGTATTGAGAATGCCTGTAGTGATCCTGCTCGTcttgtgaatttgaaaaaaagaCAATTGGATGGATCTGCAGTTGAATCAAAATCTGGGAGAAGCTACATGGAGAAATTTCTGGAAATCCCCTCACCTAATCATAAAATGGTCTGTGAAACTTCAGTCATTCAGCAGCCTGTGAAATTGATGTCAGGCGACACTAGTGAAACTGGGATTAAAATACTTGGCATCAATGGCATTTCACCTATGGGAAGGTCTATGGAAAATGGAAAGACACATTCTTCATCAAATGAACAAGAATTAGAATTGAATTCATGCGCAGAAATGGACAGGAGGACAAATAGATATCTTGTGAAGGAGCCTGAACAAATCTTTTCTGGAGGGACTGGGACAGATGAAATGTATTCTAAGCATCTCAAGGTACTTGATGAAACCGAACTGGAGGATGACgatgaacaaaataaaagagaatgcAGCCCAGACGGCTGCCATTCTGATGATGCGGCTAGTGAGGTTGATGATTATATGGATGCATTAGCTACCATAGACTCAGAGTTGGAAATAGACAATGAGTGTAGACCTAAGGAAAGCTTCTTGAATGTTCAAAAGGTAACTGATTCAAATGGTGACGAAGAACATCAACTGCAAGCTCAATTTTCAGATTCTCAATCATTTGGAGATTCGTCATTATCTGAGGAAATGAGTTTATTTGAACAAGATAGAAGTGAAGAGCATAATGAAGTGCAAGCTCGACTGCCAGATTCTTGGTCCGGAGGAACCCCTGGTGCATCAGATGATAATAGTTCATTCAAAGGAGATAGAAATCAAGAGCATACCCAACTGCAAGTTCCGTTTTCAGATTCTCAATCTATTGGAAACTCCTCACTGGAGACTGGAAATATGTCATCCAACCAGCTTCCGCAAACTGTTGAATTGCAAAAACCTGGTGGTGAATTTGTCACAAATGATGATGCACATGATCAGGGGCGAGCAATATCTGATTCTAGACCAGTCTCTTCTGGTTCATGTCTGGATTCAGAATGTTTATTGTTGTATTCAGATCATGGACCTACAGCTACCTCACTAGTGTCCCTACCTACGAGGACTCAATCAGATGAAACACCACATGTTCCTGTTGAATATCATTTAAGATTGGAAGATGACAAAGCGGCTCTTTCCCCAATAAAAGATAATACTTGCCCAGTTGTTTATTTTGACAACAATTCTTCGAACAACTTGGATGTTTCTGATCATCATGTCCATTCCAATACTCTGTTACAAGTTTCCGATGAATTGAATTTAGCTCATGAAGGCAAATGTGGCGATCTTTCTCACATCGAAACATTGCAGGCAGATTCTCTAAATGAGTACTGTTATGAAATATCGGTTGTTGGAGACATTGGTTCACAGGGGGAGGATCCCATTTGCCTGCCCATGGAAATAGACCCGAATTCAGGTACTAAGCTGCTGCTTGACGTCCCAGACTTAAAACCTAACGATGATATTAAAACAATGCAACTTGACTCAGAAGGTTTATATCCTGTTGTGGAGTCTTCCGTGGAGAATAGCTTTACAGAAGAACTATGCTCTGATTTTACACACGGAAATCCACGAGATGGACCAGATTCGGCTGAATTTGAATTTATGTATCCTGATCAGTTATCAAGGATAAATCTTGGCGATGAAATCAATGGATCCACCTGCAGTTTGGGTCCAGTTGAAGATGATAATTGTATTAAACATTCAGCTTCCCCTGATTACATACTGCAGGACGACGATCTCATGGTAAATGGTATGGTCCCTGTAGAAGTTCAGTCCAAAGATCTGGATGTATCTGCTGTTCCTTCTCTTGATAATGCTGAACCTGGTGCAAGCATTGCTAGTTGTCTAGCTTCAAATTCTATTTCTTCCCCATCAATCAATCCTTCAAATTTGCACGAATCTTTCCTAGGTTCTTCAGATTCCCATACAATGGAAATGGTATCCGATGAGGTAGAGTTGACAAAAAATTCCGCAGACTTGAATGCAGAGAAGAAGGAAAGTCAACTGGAACCGTTTTCATATATCACATCTCCAGTGAGTAGTCTTACAAAGTTGGAAGAACCTCCTACTTTTGAAGATCCTCATGAAAAAAATATGGAAGTCAATGAAGAAGTTGCAAGAGATTCTTTGCCAGAGTTAAAATCACATATAGAAATGGGTCAACTGGAAATTGCTTCAACTGATGAACGGTTGAACCTGAACGGATCAGTTCCTTCTGACTCTAGTATATGTAATAATCATCAACATTCACTGCTTAAGGAGAAAATACAAGATGGTTCTTCTCCCAATGACATGAAAATGGCGACCCAATGTTCAGAGCTAGACACCCAGAGATCAGAATGTACATTTGGTTTCCAGATTGATCTACAGAACAGCAAAGATAGGTTTTCACCACCTTCCTATAATCAACCACAGCCAGAGAGCCACATTGAGTTTGCTTCTGAAGTCCATCCAGGGGAGCCTTCACATGGTTCCTTATCAATGTCATCTGATCAAAAGATTAGCCCAACAAAACATGTCATGGATTCATTGAAACCTCTACTTCCTGATCTTTTTCCCAAGGCAGCCAAAATCAATCTTGAGGAGACGCCACCTATGCCGCCTCTACCACCAATGCAATGGATAATGAGCAAGGTTCAAAATGCTTCCCCAGTTTCACAGAGAGAAGAAATATGTGTGAGTCCGGTATCATTCCAACCAATACAGCCTGTTATACCTGATAAGAGTCAATTTGGTTTATCAACTTCTGAAAGAGTAACCATTCCGTATCAGAATCGTTTTTTGCCTGTTGTGGCTGTGGATAGTAATGAAAGCCTACACCTTCCGGGGATATCAGCAGGTGTTTCAGAGCATCCTGTTGCTATTCCTTTGCAATATCCTGTGATGGTAAATGGAGCAAATGCTCAACATAATTACCTAGTTCAGGAGAGAAGCCAAATCTACAACCCTTTCTTAACATTACCCTTGTTATCTTATGGTGGACTTCCCCATGGATGTGTCATTGCTTCAGAGGGAGAAAGCATATTGAAATCAAGTCCATGCCCACCAATACTACCTGCTGAATGTGCTTTTAATGGAGATAATCCCATCTATCAACAAGAAAGACTTTCTCAATTCACAAGTCAGTTAATGGAAGATACTAGATTAGAAGCTAAAAAGGATAGTAATGGAGAGAGCGTATTGAGTTCAAGTCTATGGCCACCAATACTGCCCTCTGAATGCGCTGTTCCTGGGTCTTATCCCATCTTTCAACAAGACAAACCGACTAAGTCTGCTAGCCAAATAATGGAAGATACAATCGAAGCTAAAAAGGATAGTCCTGGAGAGTTGCATTTGGTGCTATCTGCTGAATGTCATGTATCTGGAGAAGATCCTATTTCTCCAGAAGAGCAACATTCTCATTCTCCAAATCACTTCATGGAAGAGACTGTTTTAGAATTTACAACGCATGAGGAGTCATCTATTGATTTGGAAAGGGATCAAGGAGATCATTTAATCTCACCCGAGTCACCACCAAGTACAGAAGTTATGCAGCCCAATCACAGCCAGCTGCCTCCAGAGGGGGATCAGGCACTCTCATTAGATGCATCTTCCCAATCATCAGAGTTTGATAGTCCAATACCAAATGGAAAACCAAAGAAGAAAAATCTTCTTCCTCCTCCCCAGAACCATTTATTTGATGTTGCTGCTGCTCTTGACAAAAGCAGG CTGAGGAAGGTTACTGATCGTGTTAGGCCCCAGATAGCACCAAAGGTAGATGATAGAGACTCATTGTTAGAACAGATTAGAACGAAG TCCTTCAACTTGAGGACTGCTGTGGTCACACGACCCAATATTCAGGGTCCGAAAACAAACTTGAGGGTTGCTGCCATCTTGGAAAAAGCAAATTCTATTCGCCAG GCATTGGCTGGAAGTGACGAAGACGATGATGCAGACAGTTGGAGTGATTCTTGA
- the LOC123890184 gene encoding uncharacterized protein LOC123890184 isoform X1, producing the protein MKISQIDDPYGEFLELIKNFQAGRIDRRRFRARVQVLCSGNTDLIFRFNTLLKNKYQIKLKITAGVKRKKVKKKKVEESHELPWDMLDIICKTLDFHDLFQFAGVCKNWRAFHKIYWTNFIAYQEPLLLRNVYSNREFSSLISIPDQKIYSLKKMECLFNSIYVESSGGYFIKAADNNSFKIINPFTRTKKVINASNFQFYFNGFFNYALLALSKCSEDFVLVVLCMCTMNLRVYQSRNCGWVTYSSEIGNQEKVVHFVVLHNIIYVVTNKANIGVLSLNSANIKFLKLKSTPDVTSRNLKLVNCDEQLLLVDLMEDKMIRNVYKIDFSTMNYVKVETLGNIALLYASNGLKNNCYALSNPNKWGYERNSVYVTLFSSTICRVYSWDDKKLKKCITLPTPDETGAFLFDWCFRHLQYEIDYSLVE; encoded by the exons ATGAAGATCTCTCAGATCGATGATCCGTATGGTGAGTTTTTAGAACTCATAAAGAATTTCCAAGCGGGAAGAATTGATAGAAGACGTTTCAGAGCAAGAGTGCAGGTATTGTGTAGTGGAAATACAGATTTGATTTTCAGATTCAACACCTTATTGAAAaacaaatatcaaatcaaaCTTAAGATCACTG CAGGGgtcaaaagaaaaaaggtgaagaagaagaaggtagAAGAGAGTCATGAACTTCCTTGGGATATGCTTGATATTATTTGCAAAACACTAGATTTTCACGACCTCTTTCAGTTTGCCGGTGTGTGCAAGAATTGGAGGGcttttcataaaatttactGGACAAATTTCATAGCATACCAAGAACCATTACTTCTCCGAAATGTGTATAGTAATCGAGAATTCTCTTCCTTAATAAGCATTCCCGACCAAAAAATTTATTCCTTGAAGAAGATGGAGTGCTTATTCAACTCTATCTATGTTGAGTCTTCTGGCGGATATTTTATCAAGGCGGCGGACAATAATTCATTTAAGATAATCAATCCATTTACAAGAACAAAGAAGGTAATCAATGCCTCCAACTTTCAATTTTACTTTAATGGTTTTTTTAACTATGCATTGCTTGCTCTTAGCAAATGCTCTGAGGATTTTGTTTTGGTGGTTTTATGCATGTGTACTATGAATTTGCGTGTCTATCAATCTAGAAACTGTGGTTGGGTTACTTATTCTTCAGAAATAGGAAATCAAGAGAAAGTTGTTCACTTTGTGGTTTTGCACAATATAATATATGTTGTCACTAACAAGGCCAACATAGGAGTGCTTAGCTTGAATTCtgcaaatattaaatttctaaaACTGAAGAGTACTCCTGATGTAACTAGCAGAAACCTCAAGTTGGTTAATTGTGATGAACAACTTTTACTGGTTGATTTAATGGAAGATAAAATGATTAGGAATGTGTACAAGATAGACTTCTCGACCATGAATTATGTCAAAGTTGAAACTTTGGGCAACATTGCATTATTATATGCTTCAAATGGTTTGAAGAACAATTGTTATGCATTGAGCAACCCGAACAAGTGGGGATATGAGAGAAACTCTGTGTATGTCACCCTCTTTTCATCTACAATATGTAGAGTGTATTCATGGgatgataaaaaattgaaaaaatgcaTCACGCTTCCAACTCCTGATGAAACAGGTGCCTTCTTGTTTGACTGGTGTTTTAGACATCTACAATACGAGATAGATTATTCTCTAGTTGAGTAA
- the LOC123890180 gene encoding disease resistance protein Roq1-like — translation MTSTNSIIQSKSSMITLRGKYAYDVFVSFRGADTRCNVTDHLFAAFKRKGIVSFKDDKNLRKGESIAPELRRAIEGSRIFIVVFSKNYAFSTWCLQELDQILYYALISGRRVLPIFYDVDPSEVRHQKGRYAKAFEKHEERLKHDLEVVRRWRTALTRVANITGWDLRHKRQYAEIEKIAQQIRDSFCPKFSSLPKDIVGMISPIEELENRLFLDSANDVQVVGICGMRGIGKSTLAAVLYDRIFHEFEASCVIEDVSKIYRVDGAIGAQKQILRQTLKEEHLRVCNPYEATILIRSRMLHLKALVILDNVDQIEQLEKLAVNRECFAAGSRIIIITRYEHILKEYGVDGVYKVPLLNQIDSIQLLFYQKAFRCADITSYYEQLACDMLHYANGLPLAIKILGSFLFTLHTSEWRNALVRLRESPNENIIDVLQSKYQYPLRPSMYHYNGRCRDQTKCTTVEVHPRGDNHYMEQRYIQGYPVQPSRLSYVNSSEPESTLFMFNDENANSCSIM, via the exons ATGACTTCAACTAACAGCATAATCCAAAGCAAAAGCAGCATGATCACTTTGAGAGGGAAATACGCTTATGATGTGTTTGTTAGCTTCAGAGGCGCAGACACGCGCTGCAATGTCACCGATCATCTTTTTGCTGCCTTCAAAAGAAAAGGAATTGTTTCATTTAAGGATGATAAAAATCTCAGGAAAGGTGAATCCATAGCACCTGAGCTCCGTCGTGCAATTGAAGGATCACGGATTTTCATAGTGGTTTTCTCAAAGAACTATGCTTTCTCAACATGGTGCTTGCAAGAACTGGATCAGATCCTTTATTATGCTCTAATATCTGGAAGACGTGTTCTTCCAATTTTCTATGATGTTGATCCATCTGAGGTGAGACATCAAAAAGGAAGATATGCTAAAGCCTTTGAAAAACATGAAGAAAGGCTCAAGCATGACTTAGAGGTGGTAAGAAGATGGAGAACAGCTCTGACACGAGTGGCCAATATCACTGGCTGGGATTTACGCCACAA GCGTCAATATGCTGAGATTGAAAAGATTGCTCAACAGATAAGGGATTCATTTTGTCCCAAGTTTTCAAGCCTTCCAAAAGATATAGTGGGGATGATTTCTCCAATAGAAGAACTAGAAAATCGTTTATTTTTGGATTCGGCTAATGATGTTCAGGTTGTAGGAATTTGCGGGATGAGAGGAATAGGGAAATCAACTCTTGCAGCTGTTTTATATGACAGGATCTTTCATGAATTTGAAGCAAGTTGTGTTATCGAAGATGTAAGCAAAATTTATAGAGTTGATGGTGCAATTGGTGCACAAAAGCAAATTCTACGCCAAACTCTAAAGGAAGAACACCTTCGGGTATGCAATCCTTATGAGGCAACTATTTTGATACGAAGTAGGATGCTTCATCTAAAGGCCCTAGTAATTCTTGATAATGTTGATCAAATTGAACAACTGGAGAAATTAGCCGTGAATCGTGAATGTTTTGCTGCTGGGAGTAGAATCATTATAATTACTAGATATGAGCACATCTTGAAAGAGTATGGAGTGGATGGAGTTTACAAAGTTCCACTCTTGAATCAAATTGACTctattcaattattattttatcaaaaagcTTTCAGATGTGCTGATATTACTAGTTATTATGAACAATTGGCATGTGACATGCTTCATTATGCAAATGGCCTACCTCTAGCAATTAAAATATTGGGTTCATTTTTGTTTACTCTACATACCTCTGAATGGAGAAATGCATTGGTTAGATTGAGAGAAAGTCCGAACGAAAATATTATAGATGTCTTGCAATCAAAGTATCAATATCCACTACGACCATCCATGTATCACTACAATGGACGCTGTCGTGATCAAACCAAATGTACTACTGTGGAGGTTCACCCTAGGGGTGATAATCATTACATGGAGCAAAGGTACATACAGGGTTATCCTGTGCAACCTTCACGATTGTCCTACGTGAACTCGTCTGAGCCCGAGTCTACTTTGTTCATGTTCAATGATGAGAACGCTAATTCTTGTTCCATCatgtga
- the LOC123890183 gene encoding uncharacterized protein LOC123890183 → MKISQIDDPYGEFLELIKNFQAGRIDRRRFRARVQVLCSGNTDLIFRFNTLLKNKYQIKLKITGVKRKYVKKKKKKKVEENRELPWDVLDNICKTLDFHDLFQFAGVCKNWKAFHKIYWTNFIAYQEPLLLRNVYSNTHLQEFFSLISIPNQKIYSLKKMECLSNSMYVASSSGYFIKAGFNDSFQIFNPFTRTKKVINASNFEVISNAFASHALLALSKCSEDFVLVVLCTCSRNLRVYQSRNYGWVSYSSAIGNQEEKIVHFVVLHSIIYLVTNKANIGVLSLNSTNIKFLKLKSTPDVTSIHLKLVNCDEQLLLVDLMEDKMIRNVYKIDFSTMNYVKLETLGDIALFYACNGLKKDCYALSNPNKWGYERNSVYVTLFSSTICRVYSWDDKKLQKCIMLPTPDETGVFVFDWCFRHLQYEIDYSLVE, encoded by the exons ATGAAGATCTCTCAGATCGATGATCCGTATGGTGAGTTTTTAGAACTCATAAAGAATTTCCAAGCGGGAAGAATTGATAGAAGACGTTTCAGAGCAAGAGTGCAGGTATTGTGTAGTGGAAATACAGATTTGATTTTCAGATTCAACACCTTATTGAAAaacaaatatcaaatcaaaCTTAAGATCACTG GGGTCAAACGAAAAtatgtgaagaagaagaagaagaagaaggtagAAGAAAACCGTGAACTTCCTTGGGATGTTCTTGATAACATTTGCAAAACACTAGATTTTCACGACCTCTTTCAGTTTGCCGGTGTGTGCAAGAATTGGAAGGcttttcataaaatttactGGACAAATTTCATAGCATACCAAGAACCATTACTTCTCCGAAATGTGTATAGTAATACGCATCTTCAAGAATTCTTTTCCTTAATAAGCATTCCCAATCAAAAAATTTATTCCTTGAAGAAGATGGAGTGCTTATCCAACTCTATGTATGTCGCGTCTTCTAGCGGATATTTTATCAAGGCGGGATTCAATGATTCATTTCAGATATTCAATCCATTTACAAGAACAAAGAAGGTAATCAATGCCTCTAACTTTGAAGTTATCTCTAATGCTTTTGCTAGCCATGCATTGCTTGCTCTTAGCAAATGCTCCGAGGATTTTGTTTTGGTGGTTTTATGCACATGCTCTAGGAATTTGCGTGTCTATCAATCTAGAAACTATGGTTGGGTTAGTTATTCTTCAGCAATAGGAAATCAAGAAGAGAAGATTGTTCACTTTGTGGTTTTGCACAGTATAATATACCTTGTCACTAACAAGGCCAACATAGGAGTGCTTAGCTTGAATTCTACAAACATTAAATTTCTAAAACTGAAGAGTACTCCTGATGTAACTAGCATACACCTTAAGCTGGTTAATTGTGATGAACAACTTTTACTGGTTGATTTAATGGAAGATAAAATGATTAGGAATGTGTACAAGATAGACTTCTCCACCATGAATTATGTCAAACTTGAAACTTTGGGGGATATTGCATTATTTTATGCTTGTAATGGTTTGAAGAAAGATTGTTATGCATTGAGCAACCCGAACAAGTGGGGATATGAGAGAAACTCTGTGTATGTCACCCTCTTTTCATCTACAATATGTAGAGTGTATTCATGGGAtgataaaaaattgcaaaaatgcATTATGCTTCCAACTCCCGATGAAACAGGTGTCTTCGTGTTTGACTGGTGTTTTAGACATCTACAATACGAGATAGATTATTCTCTAGTTGAGTAA